TCCCTCTTAATTTCTGCATATTTTTTCGCTTTCCCATGTGCCCACTGTCCCGCACCGTAAAAGCTCTGCTTTGCCGAGGCACATCCGCCCGATCCGCAAATCCGGTTCAGACACCTGCCCGAACCGTAAAAATTTCGTGTCCGGTCCGTAAAAATTTCATGTCCGGTCCGCAACAATTCCTGTACAGACAGCAGTTCCGTACATCACATTTTGCACCGTTGCCGAAAAGTTTTAAAATGTCGGCGGCGTGCTCACCCAGATGAATTTCGCCGGACGGTTGCCCGGATTTTCTATGTGATGCTTCCGTTTGGCAGGATAATAGAAGCTTTCCCCGGACTTCACATGATAAACCTGGTCCCCCAGATAAACATTCAGTTTCCCGGAAATCACATATCCAAATTCCTCTCCGTCGTGCGGCTTGTCCTCATCCAGGCTCTGATGGGGCTGCATCACCACCAGCAACGGCTCCATCTGATACTTCTGCGCTGTCGGCACAATCCACTGAATACTGTTTCCTCCCTCATCCACCTTTTCAAAGAAGCCTTCCTCCGTGAACACAATCTGTTCTTCCACCGCTTCTTTAAAAAAGTCCGAAGCCGTCGTTCCCAGACATTCAATCAGATCCAGCAGCGTCACGACCGACGGTGATACCTGCCCGCGCTCAAGCTGCGAAATAAATCCTTTTGTCAGCTCTGCCCGGTCCGCCAGCTCCTGCTGCGTCAGTCCTTTCCGGTTACGCAGGTCTCTTATTCTTTTTCCAATCTGAGCATTCACATAATCCTGCTCCATTTTTCCGCTCTCCTTTTTCGCTTTTCCATCCGAATCATTTTCTGTTTTAATATGTTTCTTATGCCGATGTTTTCCCGGTCCGGTGTTTTTCTGATTCTAAACTAAAAATCATTTTTTACTAAACTTACGCTCTGAATCCGATTATACTATTAATAAACTTTTCGTCAACTATTATTATCATTTCATTATGTATTTTTTTCCGTACAATAATGCAAAAAGGGCGTCTCCGCCCTCTCTGCAATCTATATTTATTTTTGCTTCACTTTCTGTTCGTCACATATGTCTGACCAGCAGCCATGCGCTTATAAACGCCACGAACGGTACCGTCAGAATGACGCCCAGCGTGGCGGCAATCCCCTGGATAATTTCAATACCGATATCGTACATATTAAGTACCTGGTAATAGTTATAATTATAACAGTAAATATAAATCAGGGTGTTCAGTGAGCCGCCCGTGAAAGCCAGAATCAGCGTATTGGACATCGTCCCCATCATATCTCTGCCCACATGGATCCCGGAGAGGAACAGTTCCCGCCTCCCCAGTGCCGGATTTTTCTCATGAATCTCGTTAATCGTAGACGCCACCGACATGGCTACGTCCATAACCGCTCCCAGTGCAGAAATCAGAATTC
This is a stretch of genomic DNA from Marvinbryantia formatexigens DSM 14469. It encodes these proteins:
- a CDS encoding helix-turn-helix domain-containing protein, which gives rise to MEQDYVNAQIGKRIRDLRNRKGLTQQELADRAELTKGFISQLERGQVSPSVVTLLDLIECLGTTASDFFKEAVEEQIVFTEEGFFEKVDEGGNSIQWIVPTAQKYQMEPLLVVMQPHQSLDEDKPHDGEEFGYVISGKLNVYLGDQVYHVKSGESFYYPAKRKHHIENPGNRPAKFIWVSTPPTF